CATCTGAGTATGCTGAGATTTTCGGCTGTCAGCTCGGCCAGTTCCCGATTAGGTATCTAGGTATTCCTATTCACTATCGGCGTTTAACTATCGCTGAGTGGAAGAAAGACTTGAGAAACGCCTAGCCAGCTGGAAGGCCAAACTCTTGTCGTATGGGGGACGGTTGATTCTGATTAATTCCATCCTCAGCAACATGGTTCTATACATGTTGTCATTCTTCCACTTACCTAAAGGGGTTCTACAATGTCTCGATTATTTTAGATCTAGATTTTTTTGGCAGTGTGATAATGAATCCAAGAAATATCGGCTGGCTAGGTGGAGTATATTATGCCGACCTAAAAGTCAAGGGGGCCTTGGAATTCAGGATCTTGAGATTAAAAACATCGCTCTCTTGAGTAAATGGGTATACAAACTACTCACTGAGAATGGAGTATGGCAGGAAATCATTCGTAACAAGTACGTGGGTCTAAAGCCATTTCTCAAGTTCATTGGAAACCCGATGACTCACATTTTTGGAGTGGCGTGATGAAGGCCAATGAATTCTTTTTTCAATTTGGTACTTTCTCGGTTAGGGATGGTTCTCAGGTTCGATTCTGGGAAGACACCTGGCGGGGGGGCCACTCCACTTATGGTGCAATACCCTAGCTTGTATAGGATCGTCAGGCATAAATTAGTCACGATCAAACAAGTATTGGCACAAAAAAAACCTGATATTTCTTTCCGTAGGGACCTAATTGGGCCTCGTCTGGTAGCATCGAATGAATTACTCAATGCGAACTAGACAAGTTCCGATGGAATTTGCATCAGAATGGTACCTTTTCAGTCAAATCCTTGTATGATGCAATGACCCACACCGATGTACCGGTTGATAACAAGAAATTGTGGAAGCTCAAAATTCCCCTAAGAGTGAAGATATTCCTCTGGTTTCTAAACAGAGGGGTCATCTTAACTAGAGATAACTTGGCACGACGCAACTGGCAAGGTAGcaagacatgtgtcttttgccaacatgacgagtcCATCAAACACTTATTTTTTGAGTGTTATCCATGCGTGTACGCGATGGCTTCGTACgtggtctatcctgcagaggccggaggacagagacctttttatgatggcgtctacacggCTGGAGCATACAACTAGGGAGGTTTTCTTCCAACATGGATGGCGGTGTAATCTCCGGATAGGCGTTGCCCCACCCTAGGCTGGACTGATTTACTTTTGCTGTAAAACGGTATTTATTTTTAGGCTTGTTGGacatgttggctgtgtgcatcgcgCTATGTAGAGGCCGGGCATTCTTCAATGcgattgtatcacctcgatatatcaaTTGAATGAAATGTTCTTTATCGAAAAAAATCTCTATAATGGTACGTGTTGATGTTGAGCTTATCTCTCATGTTTGCCCATGTAGGATATCTGGTGCCATATACATTCTCTAATTCCACTGAGGTCTGCTGCCCGAGTAGCATGTGTGTCTCGTTTATTTCGGGATTCCTGGAGTAGCTATCCCAACCTCACTTTCAGTAGTGAGGCATTGGGCTTGGATAAAAAATCATATAGAACGAAAATATCTGGGGAGTTTACACGCAAAATTGACCACATTATGAGAAACCACTCGGGCACAGGCATGAGAACTCTCAAGCTTTTGTTTGTTCCAACTTCCAATGTGAATGAATATATGTATGTGGACAAATGGCTTCGGATGGCTGTTACACGTGGGATTCAAGAACTCGCCCTTGTTCCGCGTCCAGGAGATGACGAATACGAGTTCTCGTTGTCTCTTTTAACAAAGGGGAAGGGAGACTCGATCCGGCATCTTCACCTTGAGGATTGTTTCATTTGTCCAACAGTTGAGCCTTGTTGCTTGAGAAGCCTGACCATATTGGATCTGACTTCTGTGCATGTCACGGGGGATGAGTTATGGTGCCTTCTTTCCGGCTCTTCAGCTTTAGAGCGTTTTGAACTGAAGTATTGCGACAACACAGTCTGCTTGAAAATACCTCGTCATCTTCGGCGGCTAAGCTACGTGAAGGTGCAAGGTTGTAGCGAGCTACAAGTGATAGAGAGCAAAGCTCCAAAGCTCTCCAGATTTGAGTTTGTAGGCGAGCTCCTCCAGGTACAAATCTCACTTGGAGAAGCATTGCAAATGAGGAACTTACGCATAACATGTGACGACATTCATTGTTCCACTCAGGCGGAGCTGGCATCCAGCATGCCAAGCAGAGAGG
This region of Triticum aestivum cultivar Chinese Spring chromosome 2D, IWGSC CS RefSeq v2.1, whole genome shotgun sequence genomic DNA includes:
- the LOC123050720 gene encoding uncharacterized protein, with amino-acid sequence MMGGKNKRRGKVAPPRTNNATCSITPPRIPPSLPEDIWCHIHSLIPLRSAARVACVSRLFRDSWSSYPNLTFSSEALGLDKKSYRTKISGEFTRKIDHIMRNHSGTGMRTLKLLFVPTSNVNEYMYVDKWLRMAVTRGIQELALVPRPGDDEYEFSLSLLTKGKGDSIRHLHLEDCFICPTVEPCCLRSLTILDLTSVHVTGDELWCLLSGSSALERFELKYCDNTVCLKIPRHLRRLSYVKVQGCSELQVIESKAPKLSRFEFVGELLQVQISLGEALQMRNLRITCDDIHCSTQAELASSMPSREMINSPMESSKLVNLKSVGFVLGEVPFGRSFDCSSLFPLFGASLTLETFISHVFNELMHHALVFGDPTRLSKFNTTGVVSPEKKSRVEEACHMLRAWLS